A single region of the Fimbriimonadaceae bacterium genome encodes:
- a CDS encoding TROVE domain-containing protein: protein MRFTKHLSLKKTKQKMAIPGAGQVQNSAGGFVWTPDAWALLDRFLILGTEGGTFYIGEHKLTRDNAKNVMELIKLDGEKVVARIVEISESGRTPKNDAAIFALALCASFGETPVRQAAFAAVPRVCRTGTHLFQFISETEELRGWGRGLRKAVQRWYTESSAEDLAYQAMKYQQRGGWSHRDLLRLSHPKATTEEHNVIFKWIVNGVFAGSNDRIEAFERLKKTDSPKAAAKIIRDYRMTRECVPTELLTHAQVWEALLESMPMTAMIRNLANMTRCGLLEVGNDGTKTVIERLKNEQALKRARVHPLAILLAQATYARGQGFRGQHSWTPVPKIVDALDEAFYKAFANAEPTGKRFLLGVDVSGSMASYTVAGTQLSACEAATAMAMVTVATEDSVRPMAFNHGLQPLPISGRMRLDDALKHTKNVNFGGTDCALPMINATKNKWPVDVFVVYTDSETWFGHIHPAQALEEYRQKMGIPAKLVVMGMCANQFTIADPRDQGMLDVVGFDAAVPQALREFALS from the coding sequence ATGAGGTTCACAAAGCATTTGAGCTTAAAGAAGACAAAGCAGAAGATGGCTATCCCGGGTGCTGGACAGGTCCAGAACTCAGCAGGCGGTTTCGTCTGGACCCCCGATGCGTGGGCTCTGCTCGACAGGTTCCTGATCTTGGGTACCGAGGGTGGAACCTTTTACATCGGTGAGCATAAGCTGACGCGCGACAACGCTAAGAACGTCATGGAGCTGATCAAGCTCGACGGCGAAAAGGTCGTTGCCCGGATCGTTGAAATCAGCGAGTCGGGACGCACGCCGAAGAACGATGCTGCGATTTTTGCCCTCGCCCTGTGCGCTTCCTTCGGGGAGACGCCGGTGCGCCAGGCCGCATTTGCCGCGGTCCCGCGCGTCTGCCGAACCGGAACCCACCTTTTCCAATTCATCTCCGAAACCGAGGAGTTGCGTGGATGGGGTCGCGGTCTCCGAAAGGCGGTTCAGCGTTGGTACACGGAATCGTCTGCGGAGGATTTGGCTTACCAGGCGATGAAATATCAGCAGCGCGGCGGTTGGTCGCACCGTGACCTGTTGCGTTTGTCGCACCCGAAGGCGACCACCGAAGAGCACAACGTGATCTTCAAGTGGATCGTCAACGGTGTGTTTGCCGGATCGAACGACCGCATCGAAGCATTCGAGCGATTGAAGAAGACGGACAGCCCGAAGGCCGCCGCGAAGATCATCCGCGACTACAGGATGACGCGCGAATGTGTGCCGACCGAGCTGCTGACCCACGCGCAAGTGTGGGAGGCTTTGCTGGAGTCGATGCCGATGACGGCGATGATTCGCAACCTGGCGAACATGACCAGGTGCGGTCTGCTTGAAGTCGGAAACGACGGCACGAAGACGGTCATCGAGAGGCTGAAGAACGAGCAGGCGTTGAAGCGTGCGCGCGTGCACCCGCTGGCGATCCTCTTGGCTCAGGCAACCTACGCAAGAGGCCAGGGATTCCGCGGACAGCATTCGTGGACGCCCGTGCCGAAGATCGTCGATGCGCTTGACGAGGCCTTCTACAAGGCTTTTGCAAACGCAGAGCCGACCGGCAAAAGGTTCTTGCTGGGCGTAGACGTCTCGGGTTCAATGGCGTCCTACACCGTCGCCGGAACACAGCTGAGCGCATGCGAGGCGGCGACCGCGATGGCGATGGTCACCGTTGCGACGGAAGACTCCGTGCGTCCGATGGCGTTCAACCACGGTCTGCAGCCGCTCCCGATTTCGGGAAGGATGCGCCTGGATGACGCCCTGAAGCACACGAAGAACGTGAACTTTGGCGGAACGGACTGCGCTCTGCCGATGATCAACGCGACGAAGAACAAGTGGCCCGTCGATGTGTTCGTGGTCTACACGGACAGCGAGACGTGGTTCGGGCATATCCACCCGGCCCAGGCGCTGGAGGAGTACCGTCAGAAGATGGGAATCCCGGCGAAGCTGGTCGTGATGGGGATGTGCGCAAACCAGTTCACCATCGCCGATCCGCGCGACCAGGGAATGCTGGACGTCGTCGGATTCGATGCGGCGGTGCCGCAGGCTCTGCGCGAGTTCGCGCTAAGCTGA
- a CDS encoding HDOD domain-containing protein: protein MIDQGAFHAKGPKLDSLRIMIRRKDQTSPMQAIIVQALTAIAAGEPPRDVAEVVGKDPSLSLKVVRVASSAAFYAKPVQSIRHAIDLLGPLQVGSILASLQMVSNSDSLSKVQGMDQQGFRLRSLLTAGTARTIARKIGTVDPDLAHITGLLLDCGYLCMAGFFPREMSMVALSASQAPNEDVRGIEKYYLGFDHTEVGELMTGEHGLAQAICEASRWHHEPIFASEPNRALVDIVHLADWIAAKLGYTTFPNSAIPKLDDYACKRLGIQPADLESMFGPLMTEAMQHDSAMGDLAA, encoded by the coding sequence ATGATCGATCAAGGCGCGTTTCACGCAAAGGGACCCAAATTAGATTCGTTAAGAATCATGATCCGGCGCAAGGATCAGACATCGCCGATGCAGGCGATTATCGTACAAGCACTTACGGCGATCGCTGCTGGGGAACCTCCTCGCGACGTGGCTGAAGTGGTAGGCAAGGACCCCTCTCTTTCTCTCAAGGTTGTTCGAGTGGCGAGTTCGGCGGCATTTTATGCAAAGCCTGTGCAGTCGATTCGCCATGCCATTGATTTGCTTGGACCACTTCAGGTCGGCAGCATTTTGGCAAGTTTGCAGATGGTATCGAACTCAGACAGCCTCAGCAAAGTTCAGGGCATGGATCAGCAGGGGTTTAGGCTGCGGTCCTTGCTAACTGCTGGGACAGCACGAACTATCGCACGAAAGATCGGGACGGTTGATCCTGACCTTGCCCACATCACCGGTTTGCTCTTGGATTGTGGCTATCTTTGTATGGCAGGGTTTTTTCCGCGTGAGATGAGCATGGTTGCCCTCTCGGCAAGTCAAGCGCCAAATGAAGACGTGCGTGGAATTGAGAAGTATTACCTTGGATTTGACCACACAGAAGTTGGCGAATTAATGACGGGCGAGCACGGATTGGCACAAGCAATCTGCGAAGCAAGTCGTTGGCATCACGAGCCGATTTTTGCTTCGGAGCCGAACCGAGCGTTAGTCGACATTGTGCATCTGGCGGACTGGATAGCGGCCAAGCTTGGGTACACGACTTTCCCCAATTCGGCGATTCCAAAGCTCGACGACTATGCGTGCAAACGTCTGGGCATCCAACCCGCCGATCTTGAATCGATGTTTGGCCCGCTCATGACAGAAGCGATGCAGCACGACAGCGCCATGGGTGATCTGGCGGCGTAG
- a CDS encoding polysaccharide deacetylase family protein, whose translation MSKALPILCYHKVGTLKEEGRWLNVEPETLRSHIRFFARRKYSFVQACDLANHWPSRAVCLTFDDAYTSTLTTGIEVMRQESATASIFVVSSLTGKSSEWDGVRAAKLADTQLIIDASHLGFEIGNHTANHPRLSKLSEVQQLHELTKCHQVLVDLNIHPTTIAYPYGSHNQATFQAAQSLGYTVGLALSRRPANPTDQKLALPRIVISYGDRLPSLLYKLFLRPLLPSTKRREDYVA comes from the coding sequence GTGTCGAAAGCTCTACCCATACTTTGCTACCACAAAGTCGGAACCCTCAAAGAAGAAGGGAGATGGCTCAATGTCGAGCCGGAAACCTTGAGGAGTCACATCCGCTTTTTTGCAAGACGAAAGTACAGCTTTGTCCAAGCATGCGATCTCGCAAATCACTGGCCTTCAAGGGCCGTATGCCTAACGTTCGATGACGCCTACACTTCGACGCTCACAACAGGCATCGAGGTCATGCGCCAAGAAAGCGCCACCGCGTCGATCTTCGTGGTGAGCTCTCTAACCGGGAAAAGCTCCGAATGGGATGGCGTCCGCGCGGCTAAACTCGCCGATACTCAGCTCATTATTGATGCGAGCCACCTCGGTTTCGAGATCGGAAATCACACCGCAAATCACCCCCGACTGTCGAAGTTAAGTGAAGTCCAACAACTGCACGAACTCACCAAATGTCATCAGGTGCTGGTTGATCTAAACATCCATCCAACGACAATCGCCTATCCGTACGGTTCGCACAATCAAGCCACGTTTCAAGCCGCTCAAAGCCTTGGCTACACAGTAGGGCTCGCTCTCAGCCGCCGTCCTGCAAACCCCACGGATCAAAAACTGGCTCTTCCCCGCATCGTCATCTCATACGGCGACCGTCTACCCTCCCTGCTCTACAAACTCTTCTTAAGGCCGCTTCTGCCATCGACAAAGCGCCGCGAAGACTATGTGGCCTAG
- a CDS encoding prepilin-type N-terminal cleavage/methylation domain-containing protein produces MLKRAFTLIELLVVIAIIAILAAILFPVFAQAKAAAKKTSAISNSKQMGTSSIMYGVDYDDYYAIAFYRDSAPFYSVVPPTDDANIHYLNYPYNKNATLFTDTMDPAGENERETYGIPVLASSVPYQYQAMQKVFNLGFKCDFGVNTQFIHPQGWDGSATHHVPISQTMVYNISKTIYSISSIWDRRSSGTPVGGGNYEVDAPCIYDTNFNDLRPGMSDWPGYWWFGGWNPSSPLAWNVYGGVWPWHGDKVIITYTDSSTKVKPITAVPAGCNVLDGHAGTAFDLSVYEWDVTG; encoded by the coding sequence ATGCTTAAACGTGCATTTACGTTAATTGAACTGCTCGTCGTTATTGCGATCATCGCCATTCTGGCGGCGATCCTGTTCCCGGTCTTTGCACAGGCAAAGGCTGCAGCGAAGAAGACGTCGGCTATCAGCAATTCCAAGCAGATGGGGACCTCTTCGATCATGTATGGCGTCGATTACGACGACTATTATGCGATCGCTTTCTACAGAGATTCGGCCCCATTCTACAGTGTGGTGCCGCCCACTGATGATGCAAACATACATTATCTAAACTATCCATACAATAAAAACGCAACTTTGTTTACGGATACGATGGACCCTGCTGGTGAGAATGAACGAGAGACATATGGCATTCCCGTCCTTGCTAGTAGCGTGCCGTACCAGTATCAAGCGATGCAAAAAGTATTCAACCTGGGATTCAAGTGTGATTTCGGAGTGAATACGCAGTTCATTCACCCTCAGGGCTGGGATGGATCTGCTACTCATCATGTTCCGATCTCTCAGACAATGGTCTATAACATCAGCAAGACCATATACTCGATAAGTAGCATTTGGGATCGCAGGTCAAGCGGTACACCAGTTGGTGGTGGAAACTACGAAGTCGATGCCCCTTGCATTTATGATACGAACTTTAATGACCTGCGACCTGGGATGTCAGATTGGCCGGGATACTGGTGGTTTGGCGGATGGAATCCCTCAAGCCCACTTGCTTGGAACGTCTATGGAGGCGTATGGCCGTGGCACGGCGATAAGGTCATCATTACTTACACCGATTCGTCGACAAAAGTTAAGCCGATCACCGCTGTCCCCGCTGGTTGCAATGTGCTTGACGGTCATGCAGGCACCGCGTTTGACCTGAGCGTGTACGAATGGGATGTTACGGGTTAG
- a CDS encoding PQQ-binding-like beta-propeller repeat protein, with amino-acid sequence MITVKIREALVFGLMRLEVYTGMRTSRIIAIGTLALGLLGSALAQFSGPIPLAWRWAYSTPVSPTGAPVVSKGMVYAAVGQRMFALDMETGNQKWRYPLADPIPGYFRNGLVLVGDVVVAVGDNQIVYGVTADRGEAKWAYASDVPIVGQPVVVGNIVLFMLSDSTLMAINGATGEKVWNAPYKVFAGLTGQLASYGNSVLFYSSDNSLTSLNVLSMKVDWNRRFTNVNTDSQPAVYGDYVYASAGSYVVCLTARSGGVRWQQNTGEPLMFAPAVSSEGVFAVTRDGKAFLYEPLGGAPKLRGKTIELGSYPSVRPSAAGKMFVQPTTAGSIVAVNPATGDVVWSFLIRPLAGTSFTTEDPSSSGRGGSGRGGGAGFGGGGGGGGLAGGGGAGGAGGQAQPPTNQIPLAIPASGPVVLSGKTLLVLAQDGSLLAFDPDNGVDLTGPKINMIWPNPGDLVGGPPLEMLISIDDEATGVNSSTVRIEVDGEEMEFEYGRDGLAIVRISPYTKNKPLSNGRRTIKVTATDWMGNTTVKEYGVTVDNALPPSVRPASTNPGQTGGRTGGPGTGTGGGGRVGGGGL; translated from the coding sequence TTGATTACCGTTAAAATCAGGGAAGCGTTGGTCTTTGGACTAATGCGTTTGGAGGTTTATACAGGTATGCGAACGTCGCGCATCATAGCGATCGGAACACTGGCGCTTGGTCTTTTGGGCAGCGCACTCGCCCAATTCTCAGGCCCCATTCCTCTGGCTTGGCGCTGGGCATATTCCACGCCCGTGTCCCCCACCGGAGCTCCGGTCGTGTCAAAGGGGATGGTTTATGCAGCGGTTGGCCAGCGCATGTTTGCGCTTGACATGGAAACCGGCAACCAGAAGTGGCGCTATCCATTAGCCGATCCGATTCCAGGATATTTCCGCAACGGGCTTGTGCTCGTGGGTGATGTCGTGGTCGCCGTCGGTGACAATCAGATCGTTTACGGAGTTACCGCAGATCGCGGAGAGGCAAAGTGGGCCTACGCTTCGGATGTCCCGATTGTGGGGCAACCGGTTGTCGTTGGCAACATCGTCTTGTTCATGCTTTCTGACAGCACTCTGATGGCTATCAATGGAGCGACCGGTGAGAAGGTTTGGAATGCTCCTTACAAGGTCTTTGCTGGACTGACTGGGCAACTGGCTTCTTATGGGAATTCGGTGCTGTTTTATTCCAGCGACAACTCCCTGACGAGCTTGAATGTTCTCTCGATGAAAGTAGATTGGAATCGACGCTTTACAAACGTCAATACAGATTCCCAGCCTGCTGTTTATGGAGACTATGTCTACGCGAGCGCTGGAAGCTATGTCGTCTGTTTGACGGCACGTTCTGGTGGTGTGCGTTGGCAGCAGAACACGGGTGAGCCTCTGATGTTCGCTCCTGCAGTTTCCTCGGAAGGCGTTTTTGCGGTAACCCGCGATGGAAAGGCGTTCCTGTATGAGCCGCTTGGAGGAGCCCCGAAGCTTCGAGGCAAGACGATTGAATTAGGTTCGTATCCGTCGGTCCGGCCCTCGGCAGCTGGAAAGATGTTCGTTCAGCCAACGACCGCGGGCAGCATTGTTGCGGTGAATCCGGCGACGGGCGACGTTGTATGGAGCTTCTTGATTCGTCCGTTAGCAGGTACAAGCTTTACCACTGAGGATCCGAGCAGCAGCGGACGCGGCGGTTCGGGCCGTGGCGGTGGCGCTGGATTTGGCGGCGGCGGCGGCGGTGGTGGACTTGCTGGTGGTGGTGGCGCAGGTGGCGCTGGCGGACAAGCACAGCCTCCGACCAATCAGATTCCGCTTGCGATCCCTGCTTCAGGCCCAGTCGTTCTTTCTGGGAAGACCCTTCTTGTTCTCGCACAAGACGGCAGCCTGCTGGCTTTCGATCCCGATAATGGCGTGGACTTGACCGGTCCCAAGATCAACATGATTTGGCCGAATCCCGGTGACCTTGTTGGAGGACCTCCTCTTGAGATGCTGATCTCCATCGACGATGAAGCTACCGGAGTGAATAGCTCGACGGTTCGGATTGAGGTTGATGGCGAGGAGATGGAGTTTGAATACGGTCGCGATGGCCTTGCTATCGTTCGGATTTCTCCTTACACCAAGAACAAGCCGCTTTCGAATGGGCGCCGTACGATTAAGGTAACGGCGACGGACTGGATGGGCAATACGACGGTGAAGGAATATGGCGTCACTGTTGACAATGCGCTTCCTCCGTCGGTACGCCCGGCGAGCACAAATCCAGGCCAGACCGGCGGACGCACTGGCGGCCCCGGAACAGGTACTGGCGGTGGCGGCCGTGTTGGCGGCGGCGGTCTTTAG